One Thiocapsa sp. genomic window carries:
- a CDS encoding sigma-54 dependent transcriptional regulator yields the protein MNKGTNDRSDVILVVDDDDSMLRILQILLQRAGYAVITARSAGEGLRLSETCGPSLAILDWKLPDMTGLELLRQIKVSLPHLPVILLTGFANLEGAVSAIKEGAYDYLAKPMDNQGFLAKIQEALEHDAPPFPAISGRDPLTERLGTSTAITRTIEDIERVAPTDFSVNLFGETGSGKEVVAHAIHESSPRAKKPFVAVDCGAIPESLIENELFGHERGAFTGADRQQAGRFEAADGGTLFLDEITNLSLSAQARLLRVLQERVIYRVGGSTPVPVDVRLISASNRQLAGAVSEGGFRADLLYRLSDYRIAIPPLRERREDIMHIANQFLVDANRDLHKHIGHFTDKAVQAMRTYPWPGNVRELRSVVRRAVLIAQHLIDVHHLDLPESGLRTQSDPLGKAMATRMDPDREGLSLKEIVRTQVEHLEREVLLSALRRHDGNKAAVARMLQVDYKTVHTKLKAYGLGV from the coding sequence ATGAACAAGGGAACGAACGATCGGTCGGACGTCATCCTTGTCGTGGACGACGACGACAGCATGCTGCGAATCCTGCAGATTCTCCTTCAGCGTGCCGGCTATGCGGTCATCACGGCCCGTTCGGCGGGCGAGGGTCTACGCCTGTCGGAGACCTGCGGGCCGAGTCTGGCGATCCTCGACTGGAAACTTCCCGACATGACCGGGCTGGAGCTCTTGCGCCAGATCAAGGTGTCTCTTCCGCATCTGCCGGTGATCCTCCTGACCGGGTTTGCCAACCTGGAAGGCGCGGTCAGCGCCATCAAGGAAGGCGCCTACGATTATCTTGCCAAACCAATGGATAACCAAGGTTTTTTAGCGAAGATCCAGGAGGCGTTGGAGCATGATGCACCTCCCTTCCCGGCCATCTCGGGTCGGGATCCGCTGACCGAGCGGCTGGGGACCAGCACGGCGATCACGCGAACCATCGAGGACATCGAGCGTGTGGCACCCACGGACTTCTCCGTGAACCTGTTCGGGGAGACCGGCTCGGGCAAGGAGGTGGTCGCCCATGCGATCCACGAGTCCAGTCCCAGGGCGAAGAAGCCCTTTGTCGCCGTCGACTGCGGCGCAATCCCGGAATCCTTGATCGAAAACGAGTTGTTCGGCCATGAGCGCGGCGCCTTTACGGGTGCGGATCGGCAACAGGCGGGACGGTTCGAGGCCGCCGACGGCGGAACGCTGTTTCTCGACGAGATCACCAATCTGTCCCTATCGGCGCAAGCCCGGCTCTTGCGGGTTCTGCAGGAACGGGTCATCTATCGGGTCGGGGGCAGCACGCCGGTCCCGGTCGATGTGCGGCTGATCTCGGCAAGCAACCGGCAGTTGGCCGGGGCGGTGAGCGAGGGCGGTTTCCGCGCCGACCTGCTGTATCGGTTGTCCGATTATCGCATCGCGATCCCTCCGCTGCGCGAGCGCCGAGAGGACATCATGCACATCGCCAACCAGTTTCTGGTCGATGCGAACAGGGATCTGCACAAACACATCGGTCATTTCACGGACAAGGCCGTCCAAGCCATGCGGACCTACCCCTGGCCGGGCAATGTGCGTGAGCTCAGGAGCGTCGTGCGTCGTGCGGTCTTGATCGCACAACACCTCATCGATGTCCATCACCTTGACCTCCCGGAGTCCGGGTTGCGAACCCAGTCGGATCCGCTCGGCAAGGCCATGGCCACCAGAATGGATCCGGATAGGGAAGGTCTCTCGCTCAAGGAGATCGTGCGCACGCAGGTCGAGCATCTGGAACGGGAAGTCCTGTTGAGCGCCCTGCGACGCCACGACGGCAACAAGGCGGCGGTGGCTCGGATGCTCCAAGTGGACTACAAGACGGTTCACACCAAGTTGAAGGCTTACGGATTGGGGGTGTGA
- a CDS encoding response regulator transcription factor produces the protein MHPTVLDDDTRIEAVSGCFPEPIQGILFGASDTAEEQRRNVTPWSGFADRAPRPAAFDRSSGLYPGADATRIMVVDDDLLLLRATARLAISWGYRCETYSEPRRALLAAEESAPDLLIVDIYMPDIDGFEVIKRMRAMAGATRILAVSGDAGCGQRTHVLDVSRVMGADAVLEKPIVAWLLRATVKRLVGPAERD, from the coding sequence ATGCATCCCACCGTCCTTGACGACGACACTCGGATCGAAGCGGTATCCGGGTGTTTTCCGGAACCGATCCAAGGCATCTTGTTCGGTGCGTCCGATACTGCCGAGGAGCAGCGGAGGAACGTCACGCCTTGGTCCGGATTTGCCGATCGGGCGCCGCGCCCGGCAGCGTTCGATCGATCCTCGGGCCTCTATCCGGGCGCTGACGCAACTCGCATCATGGTCGTCGACGACGACCTCCTTTTGCTGCGTGCGACGGCGCGCCTGGCGATCTCCTGGGGCTATCGATGCGAGACCTACAGCGAACCTCGCCGCGCGCTCCTCGCGGCCGAGGAGAGCGCGCCTGACCTCTTGATCGTCGACATCTACATGCCGGACATCGATGGCTTCGAGGTGATCAAACGGATGCGGGCGATGGCCGGCGCAACCCGCATCCTCGCCGTCAGCGGGGACGCGGGTTGCGGGCAGCGGACCCACGTGCTCGACGTCAGTCGCGTCATGGGGGCGGATGCCGTGCTCGAAAAACCAATCGTCGCTTGGTTATTGCGGGCGACCGTCAAGCGCCTGGTCGGTCCCGCGGAACGCGACTGA
- a CDS encoding cyclic nucleotide-binding domain-containing protein gives MAARTPHASDEQYSPLYFLAALGAGGLAANFYVWLLFWVPHPDRPVPVFEDIIVAATNGTTPLQSAIAVAIAGIVIFALLHLGLLGWNLVRFARYRGTDAARLLRTGNTETQLLALPLTVAMTINVGFVLGMVFVPGLWSVVEWLFPAAIAAFFLVGIWALSLLGDFYGRVLTQGGFDCGRNNSFAQMLPAFALVMVGVGLSAPAAMSVTPWIAGLGYVLSSFFIVAAVLLGAAKMVLGLRSMMETGANAETAPTLWIGVPILTVLTIALVRLGHGAQVHFGDQATAIHHFDLMLALLSAQISFLMLGWVVLRRQGYFRRYVFGREISPGSWVLICPGVAMAVMLHFFVNQGLVNVGLIGKFDLTYWTLSGLALLVQAVTILLMLRIGFNQRRAARGDGVAPVTGGAQCCDEAQIILANLMPTWPEQLKTDLAWKGKRLSVANGQTLFRPGDLCRGFLLILKGRLRVEHLASSEEPPTPLYTIGPGDSCVVTTACLMSATRYQARGIADGDVEVLMLPSQVFHGLIAESESFRAIAFGVFADKVNAFVDVIDELLLRQGQRSTATASSAALSRTQA, from the coding sequence ATGGCAGCACGGACGCCGCACGCGTCGGACGAACAGTACTCGCCACTCTACTTCCTCGCCGCGCTCGGTGCCGGTGGGTTGGCTGCCAACTTCTATGTCTGGCTCCTGTTCTGGGTACCCCATCCGGATCGACCGGTCCCGGTGTTCGAAGACATCATTGTCGCCGCCACCAATGGGACAACGCCGTTGCAGAGCGCCATCGCAGTCGCCATTGCCGGCATCGTGATCTTTGCGCTGCTGCACTTGGGGCTGCTGGGCTGGAATCTGGTCCGCTTCGCGCGCTACCGCGGCACCGATGCCGCTCGCCTGCTGCGTACCGGTAACACCGAAACCCAATTGCTCGCCCTGCCGCTGACCGTCGCCATGACCATCAACGTCGGTTTCGTCCTCGGGATGGTCTTCGTACCCGGCCTTTGGTCGGTGGTCGAATGGCTGTTCCCGGCAGCCATTGCCGCCTTTTTCCTGGTGGGGATCTGGGCGCTGAGCCTGCTCGGAGACTTCTACGGGAGGGTGCTTACGCAGGGCGGTTTCGACTGCGGGCGCAATAACAGTTTTGCACAGATGCTCCCTGCCTTCGCGCTGGTGATGGTTGGCGTGGGGCTCAGTGCGCCTGCAGCCATGAGTGTCACACCCTGGATCGCCGGGCTGGGATACGTCCTGTCGAGCTTCTTCATTGTCGCCGCTGTCCTCCTCGGTGCTGCGAAAATGGTACTCGGCCTGCGCTCGATGATGGAGACCGGCGCCAATGCCGAAACCGCTCCAACCCTCTGGATCGGCGTCCCTATCCTCACGGTGTTGACCATCGCGCTCGTGCGCCTCGGGCATGGCGCTCAGGTTCATTTCGGCGATCAGGCCACGGCCATTCACCACTTCGACCTCATGCTGGCACTGCTCAGCGCCCAGATCAGCTTTCTGATGCTGGGTTGGGTGGTCCTGCGACGCCAAGGCTATTTTCGCCGCTATGTCTTCGGACGTGAGATCTCGCCGGGCAGTTGGGTACTGATCTGTCCGGGAGTGGCGATGGCCGTCATGCTGCACTTTTTCGTTAACCAGGGCCTGGTGAATGTGGGGCTGATCGGGAAGTTCGATCTCACCTACTGGACCCTTTCAGGCCTAGCGCTTCTGGTGCAGGCGGTCACCATTCTGCTGATGCTGCGCATTGGCTTCAACCAGCGCCGCGCCGCGCGCGGCGACGGAGTCGCTCCGGTGACGGGAGGCGCGCAGTGCTGTGATGAGGCGCAAATCATCCTGGCTAACCTCATGCCCACTTGGCCGGAGCAACTCAAGACCGACTTGGCATGGAAGGGCAAACGCCTCTCGGTTGCCAACGGACAGACACTCTTTCGTCCGGGTGACCTCTGCCGTGGTTTCCTGTTGATCCTGAAGGGACGTCTGCGAGTCGAACATCTTGCGTCGTCGGAGGAGCCTCCGACCCCACTCTATACGATTGGCCCTGGCGATAGCTGCGTCGTGACCACGGCCTGCCTCATGAGCGCGACCCGCTATCAGGCCCGCGGCATCGCGGACGGCGATGTCGAAGTCTTGATGCTCCCCTCACAGGTCTTTCATGGCCTGATCGCGGAAAGCGAGAGTTTCCGCGCCATCGCGTTTGGCGTCTTCGCTGACAAAGTGAATGCCTTCGTCGATGTCATCGATGAACTGCTGCTGCGTCAGGGGCAACGGTCAACCGCGACGGCATCAAGCGCCGCTCTCAGCAGAACTCAAGCCTGA
- a CDS encoding molybdopterin-binding protein: MSASPSCPPTAFGLIVIGDEILEGTRVDAHLNAFKRMVGERGQELAWHWLLPDDPEVLVAHLRFSMGRPDPVFVCGGIGATPDDHTRACAATAVGLELVRHPEAKALLEAKFGAEAYPNRILMADLPAGCDLIPNPINRIPGFSLRGHWFLPGFPQMAWPMAQWVLDRSYGVSDLVQERAFELFDTPESSLIPVMRDLGDRFPGLKLFSLPHLGDDAHIRLGFRGRGGIDAAMDALRERLEHDAIPYREVESDALRR, encoded by the coding sequence ATGTCCGCATCTCCGAGCTGCCCCCCGACGGCCTTCGGCCTCATCGTCATCGGCGACGAGATCCTCGAGGGCACGCGTGTCGATGCCCATCTGAATGCCTTCAAAAGGATGGTCGGCGAGCGCGGACAGGAGCTGGCGTGGCACTGGCTGCTCCCGGATGACCCGGAGGTGTTGGTCGCACATCTGCGCTTCTCGATGGGGCGCCCCGATCCCGTTTTCGTGTGCGGCGGGATCGGCGCGACGCCCGACGATCACACCCGCGCATGCGCCGCGACCGCGGTCGGTTTGGAGCTGGTGCGTCATCCCGAAGCCAAAGCACTGCTCGAGGCGAAGTTCGGTGCGGAGGCCTATCCCAACCGTATCCTCATGGCGGATCTGCCTGCCGGGTGCGACCTGATTCCGAATCCGATCAACCGGATCCCGGGCTTTTCGCTGCGCGGGCACTGGTTTCTGCCGGGTTTTCCCCAGATGGCCTGGCCGATGGCGCAATGGGTCCTGGATCGGTCCTACGGTGTCTCGGACCTGGTGCAGGAGCGAGCGTTCGAGCTTTTCGATACTCCGGAAAGCAGCCTGATCCCCGTGATGCGCGATCTCGGCGATCGGTTCCCGGGACTCAAGCTCTTCAGCCTGCCTCATTTGGGCGATGATGCCCACATTCGGTTGGGTTTTCGCGGGCGCGGCGGAATCGACGCGGCGATGGATGCCCTGCGCGAACGGCTCGAGCACGATGCGATTCCCTATCGCGAGGTGGAGTCGGATGCCCTGCGCCGCTGA
- a CDS encoding sigma-54 dependent transcriptional regulator — translation MSAHILIIEDDAVLGRMMVHQLASQGHEVTNVGTWREADEYLARHEPHLIITDMRLPDGDTLDRLGDIVKHQPVILLTAFGSVRSAVAAMKAGAFEYLLKPASPEELSLVVQRALEHTALRRDHQFCRRRLQAKEGATSFMIGVSAALLRVKETIAAVGPSNINVLIQGESGSGKELVARAVHEASERAGRNFVAVDCCTLQEKLFESELFGHERGAFTGADRQKRGLIEGAEGGTLFLDEIGEIEPAIQAKLLRVLETGVFRRLGGTKDLQANIRVVAATNRDLAAMSRQGGFRSDLYYRLSTFVVEVPPLRSRRDDIPYLATHFIQNHNFSKRINKSLASEAIRRLTAYDWPGNVRELRNVVERAIILSRDSSSIRPEHLAFGAGNEENSVKVTLSFEHEPTLEQLEAEYLRLQLAKQSGHRAKVAEVLGVSERNIYRLIQRYKLSVSEYRRS, via the coding sequence ATGAGCGCGCACATTCTCATCATCGAGGACGACGCCGTGCTCGGGCGCATGATGGTCCACCAACTCGCCAGCCAGGGCCACGAGGTCACCAACGTTGGGACCTGGCGTGAAGCGGACGAGTACCTGGCACGCCACGAGCCCCACCTCATCATCACGGATATGCGCCTACCTGACGGCGACACCCTCGATCGCCTGGGAGACATCGTCAAGCACCAGCCGGTGATCCTGCTGACCGCCTTCGGCTCGGTGCGCAGCGCCGTCGCCGCCATGAAGGCCGGGGCCTTTGAGTATCTGTTGAAGCCCGCAAGCCCTGAGGAACTGTCCCTGGTGGTGCAACGTGCCCTGGAGCACACGGCGCTGCGCCGCGACCACCAGTTCTGCCGGCGCCGCCTCCAGGCCAAAGAGGGGGCGACGAGCTTCATGATCGGCGTGAGCGCGGCCCTGCTCCGGGTCAAGGAGACCATCGCCGCGGTCGGTCCGAGCAACATCAACGTGCTGATCCAGGGGGAGAGCGGCTCGGGCAAGGAGTTGGTAGCCCGGGCGGTGCACGAGGCGAGCGAGCGGGCCGGGCGCAACTTTGTGGCTGTGGACTGCTGCACCCTGCAGGAGAAGCTTTTCGAGTCTGAGCTGTTCGGCCACGAGCGCGGCGCCTTCACCGGCGCCGACCGCCAGAAGCGTGGCCTGATCGAGGGGGCCGAGGGGGGCACCCTGTTCCTGGACGAGATCGGCGAGATCGAGCCCGCCATCCAGGCCAAGCTGCTACGCGTCCTGGAGACCGGCGTGTTCCGTCGCCTGGGCGGCACCAAGGACCTTCAAGCCAACATCCGCGTGGTGGCCGCCACCAACCGGGACCTCGCCGCCATGAGCCGTCAAGGCGGCTTCCGGTCCGACCTCTACTACCGGCTCAGCACCTTCGTGGTCGAGGTCCCGCCGCTGAGGTCCCGGCGCGACGACATCCCCTATCTCGCCACCCACTTCATCCAGAACCACAATTTCTCCAAGCGCATCAATAAGTCCCTGGCGTCCGAGGCGATCCGCCGGCTCACCGCCTACGATTGGCCAGGCAATGTTCGTGAGCTACGCAACGTGGTCGAGCGGGCGATCATCCTCTCCCGGGACAGCAGCAGCATCCGCCCGGAGCACCTGGCCTTCGGGGCGGGCAACGAAGAGAACAGCGTCAAGGTGACCCTGAGCTTCGAGCACGAGCCGACCCTAGAGCAGCTGGAGGCCGAGTACCTGCGCCTGCAGCTCGCCAAGCAGAGTGGGCACCGGGCCAAGGTGGCGGAGGTGCTGGGTGTGAGCGAACGCAATATCTACCGGCTGATCCAGCGCTACAAGCTTTCGGTCTCCGAGTACCGCAGGTCATAG
- a CDS encoding ATP-binding protein, producing MRRTAHSLNTKFALGTAAGLVASSLVFLVLFVGLYRDQIARERTNANVQVTRLLQISLENAMLKRDLDGLQHIVARLGEQPGIHGAMIATTQGLIRVATDPASVGKQLALGPGPLNGMVTEIITAADGRPLVRSINPVPNRDACRECHGSASDRPINGFLLVDLDAEVIGAQARSTTLLLMGAGALIVLLNLAGGWWFMGRFVLRPVHQLTAVSARLAGGDLAARATLAEGDELASLGEGFNAMADSLQGKIRDIEQKERFLQQLIDAVPDGIRVIDQDFRVVLANATYRNQLGLALDSPAPTLCHAATHAREAPCAETLVTCPVREIARTGTPLRTIHQHTRSDGSKLGVELYAAPMRIAREGHDELLVVESIRDLEQEVRFSHEQHLSELGRLAAGVAHEIHNPLSSVRLALNAAERAAAETPPNRERLTEYLTLVDQEVVKCSQVTERLLHLSVPPSPVQELVEVDRVVAETLSLLAWEAESCKVGIRLVADQPTPLRVLATDSEIRMMALNLAQNACHAMPDGGELAVRFTRASGEVVIGFEDTGVGIDARDQVRIFEPFFSCRADGSAGTGLGLPITKSLVESHGGTIRIDSGLGRGCRVTVTFPDADLEPGESP from the coding sequence ATGAGAAGAACGGCTCATAGCCTCAACACAAAATTCGCCCTGGGCACCGCCGCCGGACTGGTCGCCAGCTCCCTGGTGTTCCTGGTGCTATTCGTTGGTCTGTACCGGGATCAGATCGCCCGAGAGCGCACAAACGCCAACGTCCAGGTCACCCGCCTGCTCCAGATCTCCCTGGAGAACGCCATGCTCAAGCGCGACTTGGACGGCCTCCAGCACATCGTCGCCCGGCTTGGGGAGCAGCCGGGGATCCACGGGGCGATGATTGCCACCACCCAGGGCTTGATCCGTGTCGCCACCGATCCCGCATCCGTGGGCAAACAGCTGGCTCTCGGCCCGGGTCCCTTGAACGGTATGGTGACTGAGATTATTACCGCAGCGGACGGGCGCCCGCTGGTGCGCAGCATCAACCCGGTCCCCAACCGGGACGCCTGCCGGGAGTGCCACGGCTCCGCAAGCGACCGACCGATCAACGGTTTTCTCCTGGTAGACCTGGATGCGGAGGTCATCGGCGCCCAAGCGCGCTCCACGACGCTGCTGTTGATGGGGGCTGGCGCCCTCATCGTGCTGCTCAATCTCGCCGGCGGCTGGTGGTTCATGGGCCGATTCGTCCTGCGGCCGGTGCATCAGCTCACGGCGGTGAGCGCGCGCTTGGCCGGCGGAGACCTGGCCGCTCGGGCGACGCTCGCCGAGGGGGACGAGCTTGCCTCGCTCGGGGAGGGCTTCAACGCCATGGCGGACTCCCTGCAGGGAAAGATCCGGGACATCGAGCAAAAGGAGCGTTTCCTCCAGCAGTTGATCGACGCCGTGCCCGACGGCATCCGGGTCATCGACCAAGACTTCCGCGTGGTGCTCGCCAACGCCACTTACCGCAATCAGCTCGGTCTGGCATTGGACTCGCCGGCACCCACCCTGTGCCACGCCGCCACGCATGCTCGGGAGGCCCCCTGCGCCGAGACCCTCGTCACGTGCCCCGTGCGGGAGATTGCCCGCACCGGCACTCCCCTGCGCACCATCCACCAACACACCCGAAGCGACGGAAGCAAGCTGGGCGTGGAGCTCTACGCCGCCCCCATGCGGATCGCCCGCGAGGGCCACGACGAGCTCCTGGTGGTCGAATCCATCCGCGATCTGGAGCAGGAGGTGCGCTTCTCTCACGAGCAGCACCTCTCCGAGCTGGGTCGCCTCGCCGCGGGCGTTGCCCACGAGATCCACAACCCTCTATCGTCCGTACGCCTGGCCCTGAATGCGGCAGAACGCGCGGCCGCCGAGACCCCGCCAAACCGTGAGCGGCTCACCGAATACCTGACGCTGGTCGATCAAGAAGTGGTCAAGTGCAGCCAGGTGACCGAACGCCTCCTGCACCTCAGCGTGCCGCCATCGCCCGTCCAGGAGCTGGTGGAGGTGGACCGGGTGGTGGCCGAGACGCTTTCGCTGCTGGCCTGGGAGGCCGAGTCGTGCAAGGTCGGCATCCGCCTTGTGGCCGATCAGCCGACGCCCCTGCGTGTGCTGGCCACCGACAGCGAGATCCGCATGATGGCACTCAATCTGGCCCAGAACGCCTGTCACGCGATGCCCGATGGGGGAGAGCTCGCGGTGCGCTTCACCCGCGCCAGCGGCGAGGTGGTGATCGGGTTCGAAGACACCGGCGTGGGGATCGACGCCCGTGACCAGGTCCGCATCTTCGAGCCGTTTTTCAGCTGTCGTGCGGACGGCAGCGCCGGCACCGGATTGGGGCTGCCCATTACCAAGAGTTTGGTGGAAAGCCATGGCGGTACCATTCGTATCGACAGCGGGCTCGGACGGGGATGCCGGGTGACCGTCACCTTCCCGGATGCTGACCTGGAGCCGGGGGAAAGCCCATGA
- a CDS encoding molybdopterin-dependent oxidoreductase, which translates to MKDEQDLRFLDARLSLTRRGFLKTTAAAAAAVGAGGLVQTREAQGFAFEPYPRDDELQTVVTSCAHNCGSRHMLVAHKKGDVIVRISTDDGRYQQGGFFGKDTEEEPQVRACLRGRSYRQRLYSAERLLYPMGRVGKRGEGKFKRISWDEALDHVADKMIELKDKYGSTALLDQSYAGASYGVLHKSDQIEGLLGRFLGMFSCRTSSWSVPSYQGTTASSRWTFGTIEDGNEDDTFAHSKLIIMWGWNPAYTFHGGNTFYYMRLAKQRGCKFVLVDPQYTDSAASYDAWWIPIRPNTDAAMMAGMAHYIFANGLQDQDFINRFCHGMDAGTMPDWASGSPNGQENFRDYILGTDDGQPKTPEWAAQICGVSAEDIKKLAHLYASTKPAALKASWAPGRNAYGEQYNRMGAALQAMTGNIGVLGGSAEGVGKAWHAEAVAYPYDQFSNIWFSSIKSDRWAHCVLNYPNVQREEIGLWPRQDEMDGVIPNIKGIFWHGSDWFNQLTNINKEIEAIQKLELVVCMDSTITPSGLYADVLLPVATHFERHDVALPWYKGHYYIHRPKVIEPLGESKSDFQIFTELAYRIGQRTGMGDRFGQAYNPKATRAYWHDPDPVEEAYLREWWENKVMPNHQVDMPWEEFKQHGVYKFKLAQPHVAFRDQIENGAAFQTPSGKIEILSTTLAQISDWTRTMYGYHIPSIPKWIEPWESLNSPKTARHPFHLISPHPRWRTHSIFNNCAWLRETYEQEVTINTADAKRLGIVTGDTAELWNDRGRVVVPVYVTERCMPGVLVLHEGAWIDLDENGVDRSGNPDMLTLDEPSPAGAFAYNTVLCNIAKTDLTHRPGWDQLATSRAHVFRRDL; encoded by the coding sequence ATGAAAGACGAGCAGGATCTCCGCTTCCTCGACGCCCGCCTCAGCCTCACTCGACGCGGCTTTCTCAAAACCACGGCGGCCGCGGCCGCCGCCGTCGGCGCGGGGGGCCTAGTGCAGACGCGCGAGGCCCAGGGCTTCGCCTTCGAGCCCTATCCCCGCGACGATGAGCTCCAGACGGTGGTCACGAGCTGCGCCCACAACTGCGGCTCGCGCCACATGCTGGTCGCCCACAAGAAGGGCGACGTGATCGTGCGCATCTCCACGGACGACGGCCGCTACCAGCAGGGTGGCTTTTTCGGCAAGGACACCGAGGAGGAGCCGCAGGTGCGTGCGTGCCTGCGTGGGCGCTCCTACCGCCAGCGCCTCTACTCCGCGGAGCGGCTGCTCTACCCAATGGGCCGCGTCGGTAAGCGCGGCGAGGGGAAATTCAAACGCATCAGCTGGGACGAGGCACTGGACCATGTCGCCGACAAGATGATCGAGCTCAAGGACAAGTACGGGTCCACCGCTCTGCTCGACCAGAGCTACGCCGGGGCCTCTTACGGGGTGTTGCACAAGTCCGACCAGATCGAGGGCCTGCTGGGGCGCTTCCTCGGCATGTTCAGCTGCCGCACCAGCTCCTGGTCGGTGCCCTCCTACCAGGGCACCACCGCCAGCTCCCGCTGGACCTTCGGCACCATCGAGGACGGCAACGAGGACGACACCTTCGCTCACTCGAAGCTGATCATCATGTGGGGCTGGAATCCCGCCTACACCTTCCACGGCGGCAACACCTTCTACTACATGCGCCTAGCCAAGCAGAGGGGCTGCAAGTTCGTGCTGGTGGACCCTCAGTACACGGACTCCGCCGCCAGCTACGACGCCTGGTGGATCCCGATCAGGCCCAATACCGACGCGGCCATGATGGCGGGGATGGCCCACTACATCTTCGCCAACGGCCTGCAGGATCAGGACTTCATCAACCGCTTCTGCCATGGCATGGATGCGGGGACCATGCCGGACTGGGCGAGCGGCAGCCCCAACGGCCAGGAGAACTTCCGCGACTACATCCTGGGCACCGACGACGGCCAGCCCAAGACCCCGGAGTGGGCGGCTCAGATCTGCGGGGTGAGCGCCGAGGACATCAAGAAGCTCGCCCACCTGTACGCCTCCACCAAGCCGGCGGCGCTGAAGGCCTCCTGGGCCCCGGGACGCAACGCGTACGGGGAGCAGTACAACCGCATGGGGGCGGCGCTGCAGGCCATGACCGGCAACATCGGGGTACTCGGCGGGTCCGCCGAAGGCGTCGGCAAGGCCTGGCACGCGGAGGCGGTGGCCTATCCCTACGATCAGTTCTCCAACATCTGGTTCTCATCGATCAAGTCCGACCGCTGGGCCCACTGCGTGCTGAACTATCCCAATGTTCAGCGCGAGGAAATCGGGTTGTGGCCGCGGCAGGACGAGATGGACGGCGTCATCCCCAACATCAAGGGGATCTTCTGGCACGGGTCGGACTGGTTCAACCAGCTCACCAATATCAACAAGGAAATCGAGGCCATCCAGAAGCTGGAGCTGGTGGTGTGCATGGACTCCACCATCACGCCCTCCGGGCTCTACGCCGACGTGCTGTTGCCGGTGGCCACCCACTTCGAGCGTCACGACGTAGCCCTGCCCTGGTACAAGGGCCACTACTACATCCACCGGCCTAAGGTGATCGAGCCGCTGGGGGAGTCGAAGAGCGACTTTCAGATCTTCACGGAGCTGGCCTACCGCATCGGCCAGCGCACCGGGATGGGGGACCGCTTCGGGCAGGCGTACAACCCCAAGGCGACCCGGGCTTACTGGCACGACCCCGACCCGGTGGAGGAGGCGTATCTTCGGGAGTGGTGGGAGAACAAGGTCATGCCCAACCATCAGGTGGACATGCCCTGGGAGGAGTTCAAGCAGCACGGCGTCTACAAGTTCAAGCTGGCCCAGCCGCACGTCGCCTTCCGCGACCAGATCGAGAACGGTGCCGCCTTCCAGACCCCCTCGGGCAAGATCGAGATTCTGTCCACCACGCTCGCCCAGATCAGTGACTGGACCCGGACCATGTACGGCTATCACATCCCGTCGATCCCCAAGTGGATCGAGCCCTGGGAGTCCCTCAACAGCCCGAAAACGGCGAGGCACCCCTTCCACCTGATCTCCCCGCACCCGCGCTGGCGGACCCACTCCATCTTCAACAACTGCGCCTGGCTGCGGGAGACCTACGAGCAGGAGGTCACCATCAACACCGCCGACGCCAAACGACTGGGGATCGTCACCGGCGACACGGCGGAGCTTTGGAACGACCGGGGTCGCGTGGTGGTGCCGGTCTACGTTACCGAGCGCTGCATGCCGGGCGTCCTGGTGCTCCACGAGGGGGCCTGGATCGATCTCGACGAAAACGGGGTCGACCGATCCGGCAATCCGGACATGCTCACCCTGGACGAGCCGAGTCCCGCCGGGGCTTTCGCCTACAACACGGTGCTTTGCAACATCGCCAAGACCGACCTGACGCACCGTCCGGGCTGGGACCAGCTCGCGACATCTCGGGCGCACGTTTTCCGCCGTGATCTCTGA